In Bradyrhizobium sp. 195, the sequence ACGTCGCCGCAGCCGGTCTCGGCGATGGCAGCGCGGATCACCTCGGTCGTGACGATCTCGAGCTGCTTCTGGCCGCTTGCGGCGATGTTGGTCAGCCGCTGATCGAGCGGCTGGCCGCGCAGCCGTCGCGGCCCCAAAATCTCTTCCATCTTCTCGGTGAAGATGCGCTCCTGCCGCGTCGAGAAGTCGCTCGTGAAGATCTCGGCATCGCGCCGGCGCTTGTCGAGCTCGGGATCGAGCTCGTAGTTGATGCCCGCCGGACGCAGCAGCTTGGCGAACTTGTCGAGATAATCCGGGCTACCATACGACGACAGGCCCATCACCTTGTACTCGTCATTGGTCATCTGATAGCCGAGATACTGCGTCAGCATCCCGTAATAGAGCCCGAGACTGTTGTGGCGGGCGAACCGTGTCAGCACGCGAAAGTCGTTGCCGCGCGCATGGGCGACGAGGCCCGAGCTGGAATCGCCCGAAAAGTCGAAGCAGGCGACGGTCGCCTCCGAGAAACCGGAGCCGTAGAACGAGCTCGCGGCATGACAGAGGTGATGGTCGTAGAGCTCGATCTTCGGGCTATGGCCGAACTGATACTTGAAATATTCGGTGAGACGCTGCGTGTAGTTCGTGTAGGTCTTCAGCGGCGAGCAGATCCAATCGACCTCACGCATAGTGATGCCGGCCTGCTTCAGGCAGAAGCCGATCGCCCCACGCGGCAGCTCGCCACGCGCATGCTTCGCCAGGGTGAAACGCTCCTCCTCGGCGGCTGCGATCAACTCGCCGTCGCGCAACAACACCGCCGCACCGTCATGGTGCCCGTGCTTGATCCCTGAGCTGATTCCGATCACGTACATGTCGTCAAGACCCCTTGCGAAGCCTTCTATAGAAACCGCGGCCAATGTAAATCGGCCACTCTGCGGCCGGAGCGCTTGATCGCCCCCCTTTGGCGCGATGCCACGGGCGCAGGAACCTTGCATCGTCCCTGCCGCTCCCGTATTACCAACCCTGCTACGATATGGCCTGGAATTGGCCTTTCCTGGACCCCAAAACGTGCTTGAACGAACCCTCGTCACCATCGCCGAGACCGAGACCATTGAGGAAGCCTTCCGGCGCCTCAATGCGAACATGCTCGGCATCCTGTTCGCGCAGGACGCGAGCGGACGAATTGTCGGCGCGGTGACCGACGGCGACATCCGCAGGCGCATGCTGGCCGGCACAACGATCCAGGACCGGGTTGCGACCTGCATCAATCGCAACTTCGTCTGGGCGCGCAGCGGCGGTCCGCGCGAACAGATCCTCAAATTGCTCGACCAGCGCGTGCACGTGGTGCCGATCCTGGATGGCGAAGGACGCCTCGTCGACGTGTTCAGCCGCGAGCTGTTCAACCTGTCCGAAGAGAGCGAGGTGTTCGCCCGCGCCCGCTCGCCGGTGCGGATCAGCTTCTCCGGCGGCGGCACCGACCTGACCCACTATTTCGTGGAGAATGACGGCGGCGCGGTCATCAACGCCACGATCAAGATGTACGCTCACGCGACGTTGCGGCGCCGGAGCGATTCCAGCATCCGGATCTATTCGCACGATTTCCGGCGTACGATCGAGGCCGACAATCTCGCAGAACTCGGTACGGACGGAGATCTTGCGCTGATCAAGTCCGTCGTGCGCCTGATCAAGCCGACTTATGGGTTCGAGCTCGAGGTCTCCGCCGACTTCCCGGTCGGCTCAGGCCTCGGCGGCTCGGCGGTGGTCACCTCCGCCATCATCGGCTGCTTCAACGAATTCCGCGGCGACCAATGGGACCGCCACGAGATCGCGGAGATGGCGTTTCAGGCCGAGCGGCTGATGCTCAACATCCCCGGCGGCTGGCAGGATCAGTACGCTACCGTGTTCGGCGGCTTCAATCACATGGAGTTCTTCTCCGACCAGAACACCATCGTGCCGCTGCGTCTCGACCCCAACATCATCGCCGAGCTCGAGGAGAGCCTGGTGCTCTGCTACACGGGCTCTGGCCGCGATTCCGGCGCCATCCACCGCGACCAGAAGGCTCAGCACGAGACCAGCGACGCGGTCGCCGCAGCCGCCAAGCAGAAGGAAGTGACGCGCGACATCCGGCGGCATCTCCTGCGCGGCCAGCTCCTGGAATGCGGCCGACTGATCGACGAGGCCTGGCACGCCAAGCGGAAGCTGAGCTCGAAGATCTCTTCGGACGCGATCGATGCGATCTACGATTTCGCCAAGCAGCATGGCGCGGTCGGCGGCAAGCTGCTGGGCGCCGGCGGCGGCGGCTATTTCATGTTCTTCGTACGGCCGTTCGAGCGCTACCAGCTCATCGCCGCGCTGGAGCAACAGGGGCATAGCTGTTCGCGCATCATGTTCGAAGAGAACGGGCTGCGAACTTGGAAGTCGCGTTTTCCCGGGCGATTCGCCTGACGCATAATGAGACGAGAATGTTGATGACATCGCCCAAACAGCCCGCTCCGGTCCGCATCGGCAACCGTCTACTGGGCGACGGCGAACCCTGCTACGTCATCGCCGAGATCGGCAACAATCACAATGGCGACTTCGACCGCGCCATTGCGCTGGTCGATGCCGCAGTCGCGGCCGGAGCCGATTGCGCCAAATTCCAGATGCGCAAGCTGGACGAGGTCTACCGTGCATCGAGCCTTTCGGGCAAGGACGACGACCTCGCCGTCGAGTATACGCTCGATCTCTTGCGGCGCTTCGAGCTGCCGACCGCGCAACAGAAGAAGATCGCCGAGTATTGCGCAGCGAAGGGTATCCAGTATCTCTGCACGCCCTGGGACGCGAGCAGCGTCGCCGTGCTCGAAGATTTCGGCGTGCAAGCCTACAAGGTTGCCTCCGCCGACCTTACCAATTTGCCGCTGCTCGCGCGCCTCGCCGCCACCGGCAAGACGCTGATCGTCTCGACCGGCATGAGCACGACGGACGAGATCAGGGCCGCGGCGAAGTTCCTCGACGAGCGCAACGCGAGCTACGTGCTGCTGCATTGCCAGAGCACCTATCCGGCCGCGCTTCACAACATCCATCTGCGTTTCATGGAGACGCTGCGCGAGATCCACCCGGTGGTCGGCTATTCGGGCCACGAGCGCGGCACGGCCGTTTCGACGGCCGCCGTCGCGCTCGGCGCCGTCGTCATCGAACGTCACATCACTCTCGACCGGGAGATGGAAGGTCCAGACCATGCCGCGAGCCTGGAGCCGGAGGAATTCAAGTCGCTGGTCTCCGGCATCCGCGAGGTGGAGGCGGCGCGCGGCGAGAAACGGGCCGAACGCGCGCTGAGCCAGGGCGAGTTGATCAACCGCGAGAACCTCGCCAAGAGCCTGGTGGCCGCGCGCGACCTTTCGGCCAGCACCGTGATCTCGGAAGCCGACATCGCGGTGAAGAGCCCGGGACAGGGCCTGTCGCCGCTGAAGATGCCGGCGCTGCTCGGTCGCAAGCTGACGCGGATGATGGCGGCCGACGACTATTTCTTCCAGAGCGACCTCGACGAAGGCGCTGCGAAAGCTCGTCGCTACCGCTTCGACCGCCCCTGGGGCGTGCCGATCCGCTATCACGACGCCGAGCGTTTCCTGGAGATCTGCGAGCCCGACATCATCGAATTCCATCTCAGCTACAGCGACATGGAGCGCGATCCCGCGGCGTATCTGTCCGGCACCTACGATCTCGGTTTCGTCGTGCATGCGCCGGAGCTGTTTGCCGGCTCCAAGCTGATGGACCTGGCAACCCCTGACGAGGCCCTGCGGCGCTATTCGCTGGAGCAGACGCAGGCTTTGATCGACATCACCCGCGGCCTGAAGAAATACTTTCCCAAGACCAAGCGCCCGCCCATCGTCGCCAATATCGGCGGCTTCACCATGGACGAGCCGCTGCCGGCGGAGGAGAAAGCCGAGCGCTACCGCATCTTCGCGCAGAGCTTGACCGAGCTCAACATGGACGGCGTCGAGCTGACGCCGCAAACGATGGCGCCGTTCCCCTGGCATTTCGGCGGCCAGCGTCACCAGAACATCTTTATATTCCCGGACGAGTCGGCCGCATTCTGCGCCAAGCATGATTTGCGCATGTGCGTCGACATTTCGCACACGAAACTCGCCGCCAATCATTTCGGCTTCGACTTCGCGCAAGGCCTCGCCCAGCTCGGGCCGCACACCGCGCATCTGCATTTCGGCGACGCCAAGGGGCTCGACGGCGAGGGTCTTCAGATCGGCGAAGGCGAGATCGACTTCGACGAGATCGGACAGGTGCTGCGCAAGCATGCGCCGACGGCCTCGTTCATTCCCGAGATCTGGCAGGGCCACAAGAACATGGGCGAAGGCTTCTGGACCGCGCTCGAGCGTCTCGAGGGACACATCTGATGGCGCGCAAGACGCTGGCCGTGATCGCCGCGCGCGGCGGCTCCAAGGGCATCCCGCACAAGAACCTGCTCGATCTCTGCGGCAAACCGCTGATCGCCTGGACGGTCGAGCAGGCACGCGCGGCGCGGGGCGTCGACGTGGTGGCGGTCTCTTCGGACAGCGACAGCATCCTCGCCGCGGCCGAGGCTGCCGGAGCCATCGGCGTGCAGCGCCCGGCCGACATTTCGGGCGACCTCGCCTCCTCCGAATCCGCCTGGCTGCACGCACTCGATGCGATCGATGAGCGGATGGGACGGTTCGAGCGGATCGTCGCACTCCAGGCGACATCGCCGATCCGCGAGCCCGGCGACATCGAGAACGCGCTTGCGACCTTCGATCGCGATCATCTCGACAGCCTGCTCTCGGTCTGCGAGGTCGAGGATTATTTCAACTGGCGCATCGGCGCGAATGGACCGGAGCCGATCAACTACGATTATCGCAACCGCCGCATGCGGCAACAGATCGAGAAACGCTATTTGGAAAACGGCTCGTTCTACGTCCTGATCCCATCCCTCCTGCGCGAGCAGAACAACCGTCTCGGCGGCAAGATCGGTTTCCACGTGATGGAGCGTCACAAGATGTTCCAGATCGACCGCCCCGAGGACGTCAAGCTTTGCGCCGCCATCATGCAAAGTTACGGCTATGCCTGACCTCAGCGCCTTCTCGCTCAAAGGCAAGATCGCGGTGGTCACCGGCGCCTCGCGGGGCATTGGCGCGGCCATCGCGACCGGCCTGCGAGATGCGGGCGCTATGGTGTTCGGCCTCAGCCGTTCCGGGACCGCACCGCAGGACGTGACCGCAATTGCCTGCGACCTCTCCGACGACAAGGCGATCGAGAACGCATTCGGCATGATCGCCGCGCAAGGCGGGCATATCGACGCGTTGGTCAACGCCGCCGGCATCAGCCTCCCCGCAAAAGGTGATGAGAGCGAGCTTGAGCGCTTTCGCGCCACGGTCGCGACCGACCTCACCGGCGTTTACGCCACCATCCTTGCCGCGTATCCGCTCCTGAAGAAGGCGGGCTCGGCTGCGATCGTCAACGTCACCAGCATCAACTCGATCCGCGGCTTTCCCGGCAATCCCGGCTACGTGGCGGCGAAGGCGGGACTTGCCGGGCTGACGCGCGCACTCGCGGCCGACTACGCGCCCGACGGCATCCGCGTCAACGCACTTGCTCCGGGCTACGTCGCGACAGAGATGACCGCGAAGAGTTTTGCCGATCCCCTCATGCACGAAGACAGGCGCCGCCACACCATGCTCGGCCGGTGGGGACAGCCCGCCGATATGGTGGGAGCGGCCGTTTTCCTGACGTCGGAAGCCTCTGCTTATGTGACCGGTCAGGAGATCTTCGTCGACGGCGGCTGGATCGCCAAAGGCCTCGCCATCAGCTCGGATAGCAAATCGTGACCGCAACGCTGCAACGAATCGGCTTCATGCAGGGACGGCTCTCGGCCCTGGTCGACGGCAAGATCCAGGCCTTCCCCTGGGACGAGTGGCAAAAGGAATTTTCACGCGCGAAGGAGCTCGGCCTGACACGGATGGAATGGACCATCGATCAGGAACGGCTGCGCGAGAACCCGCTGACGACCGAGCCGGGGCAGCAGGAGATTCTGGCACTGTCGCGCGAGAACGGCGTGCGCATCCCGAGCCTGACGGGCGACTGCTTCATGCAGGCTCCATTCTGGAAGGTCGATGCCGTCGTGCGCGACGCGCTCGTCGCCGACCTCGATCTCCTTATCGTCGCCTGCAGCCGCATCGGCATCGAATTCGTCGTGATCCCGCTGGTCGACAACGGCAAGATCGAGCGCGAGGGCGAGAGCGATACGTTGAAGCGCGTGCTGCTTGCCCGCTCCGAGCTGCTGGCGAGGCGGAACGTCAAGGTCGTCTTCGAATCCGATCTGCCGCCGGACGAGCTTGCCCGGTTCATGGAGGCATTTCCGGCCGAAATCTTCGGCATCAACTATGACAGCGGCAACAGCGCCTCGCTCGGCTACGACAGCGACGAGGAGATTGCCGCCTACGCACCCCGCATTCTCAACGTGCACGTGAAGGACCGCATTCGCGGCGGCACCACCGTCCCGCTCGGCACCGGCAATGCGGACCTTGCCAAGACGATCCGGCTGATCGAGCGCTCGGGCTACAAGGGCCAGTACATCCTGCAGACTGCCCGCGCATCCGACGGCGACCATGCGGGCGCGCTAGCAAGATATCGCGACATGACGGTCGGCTGGATCGAGGACGCAGCGCGATGAAGCTCGAGCTGAGCGATCGCGTTGCGCTCGTCACCGGCGCCAGCCGCGGCATCGGGCTTGCGATCGCGACGACGCTGGCGGCGGAAGGTGCCAGGGTCGCGCTGGCGGCGCGCGGCGCCGATGCGGTGAATGCTGCGTGCACAACAATCGGCAGCAGCGCGTCGGCT encodes:
- a CDS encoding carbamoyltransferase family protein, whose protein sequence is MYVIGISSGIKHGHHDGAAVLLRDGELIAAAEEERFTLAKHARGELPRGAIGFCLKQAGITMREVDWICSPLKTYTNYTQRLTEYFKYQFGHSPKIELYDHHLCHAASSFYGSGFSEATVACFDFSGDSSSGLVAHARGNDFRVLTRFARHNSLGLYYGMLTQYLGYQMTNDEYKVMGLSSYGSPDYLDKFAKLLRPAGINYELDPELDKRRRDAEIFTSDFSTRQERIFTEKMEEILGPRRLRGQPLDQRLTNIAASGQKQLEIVTTEVIRAAIAETGCGDVCIAGGVGLNCKMNMEIAAEPSVKRLYVPPVPHDAGVALGAAMMKCAEAGHAIAPLTHAYWGPDYSNDTIRETLDKIGARFELLDDPVSRCVTDLTEQKTVGWFQGRMEYGPRALGNRSILADPRQEGMKDRINLTIKYREEFRPFCPSVLYERQAEYFEDTFDAPFMVVTFPVNEKVAKTMPAVVHVDNTARIQSVHADSNPLYSRLIGEFAKATTLPVLINTSLNINEQPTVNAPLEALHTYFCSGLDVLYLGNYRLSKSN
- a CDS encoding SDR family oxidoreductase → MPDLSAFSLKGKIAVVTGASRGIGAAIATGLRDAGAMVFGLSRSGTAPQDVTAIACDLSDDKAIENAFGMIAAQGGHIDALVNAAGISLPAKGDESELERFRATVATDLTGVYATILAAYPLLKKAGSAAIVNVTSINSIRGFPGNPGYVAAKAGLAGLTRALAADYAPDGIRVNALAPGYVATEMTAKSFADPLMHEDRRRHTMLGRWGQPADMVGAAVFLTSEASAYVTGQEIFVDGGWIAKGLAISSDSKS
- a CDS encoding N-acetylneuraminate synthase family protein codes for the protein MTSPKQPAPVRIGNRLLGDGEPCYVIAEIGNNHNGDFDRAIALVDAAVAAGADCAKFQMRKLDEVYRASSLSGKDDDLAVEYTLDLLRRFELPTAQQKKIAEYCAAKGIQYLCTPWDASSVAVLEDFGVQAYKVASADLTNLPLLARLAATGKTLIVSTGMSTTDEIRAAAKFLDERNASYVLLHCQSTYPAALHNIHLRFMETLREIHPVVGYSGHERGTAVSTAAVALGAVVIERHITLDREMEGPDHAASLEPEEFKSLVSGIREVEAARGEKRAERALSQGELINRENLAKSLVAARDLSASTVISEADIAVKSPGQGLSPLKMPALLGRKLTRMMAADDYFFQSDLDEGAAKARRYRFDRPWGVPIRYHDAERFLEICEPDIIEFHLSYSDMERDPAAYLSGTYDLGFVVHAPELFAGSKLMDLATPDEALRRYSLEQTQALIDITRGLKKYFPKTKRPPIVANIGGFTMDEPLPAEEKAERYRIFAQSLTELNMDGVELTPQTMAPFPWHFGGQRHQNIFIFPDESAAFCAKHDLRMCVDISHTKLAANHFGFDFAQGLAQLGPHTAHLHFGDAKGLDGEGLQIGEGEIDFDEIGQVLRKHAPTASFIPEIWQGHKNMGEGFWTALERLEGHI
- a CDS encoding sugar phosphate isomerase/epimerase family protein; protein product: MTATLQRIGFMQGRLSALVDGKIQAFPWDEWQKEFSRAKELGLTRMEWTIDQERLRENPLTTEPGQQEILALSRENGVRIPSLTGDCFMQAPFWKVDAVVRDALVADLDLLIVACSRIGIEFVVIPLVDNGKIEREGESDTLKRVLLARSELLARRNVKVVFESDLPPDELARFMEAFPAEIFGINYDSGNSASLGYDSDEEIAAYAPRILNVHVKDRIRGGTTVPLGTGNADLAKTIRLIERSGYKGQYILQTARASDGDHAGALARYRDMTVGWIEDAAR
- a CDS encoding GHMP family kinase ATP-binding protein is translated as MLERTLVTIAETETIEEAFRRLNANMLGILFAQDASGRIVGAVTDGDIRRRMLAGTTIQDRVATCINRNFVWARSGGPREQILKLLDQRVHVVPILDGEGRLVDVFSRELFNLSEESEVFARARSPVRISFSGGGTDLTHYFVENDGGAVINATIKMYAHATLRRRSDSSIRIYSHDFRRTIEADNLAELGTDGDLALIKSVVRLIKPTYGFELEVSADFPVGSGLGGSAVVTSAIIGCFNEFRGDQWDRHEIAEMAFQAERLMLNIPGGWQDQYATVFGGFNHMEFFSDQNTIVPLRLDPNIIAELEESLVLCYTGSGRDSGAIHRDQKAQHETSDAVAAAAKQKEVTRDIRRHLLRGQLLECGRLIDEAWHAKRKLSSKISSDAIDAIYDFAKQHGAVGGKLLGAGGGGYFMFFVRPFERYQLIAALEQQGHSCSRIMFEENGLRTWKSRFPGRFA
- a CDS encoding acylneuraminate cytidylyltransferase family protein, producing the protein MARKTLAVIAARGGSKGIPHKNLLDLCGKPLIAWTVEQARAARGVDVVAVSSDSDSILAAAEAAGAIGVQRPADISGDLASSESAWLHALDAIDERMGRFERIVALQATSPIREPGDIENALATFDRDHLDSLLSVCEVEDYFNWRIGANGPEPINYDYRNRRMRQQIEKRYLENGSFYVLIPSLLREQNNRLGGKIGFHVMERHKMFQIDRPEDVKLCAAIMQSYGYA